A genomic window from Sphingobacterium sp. BN32 includes:
- a CDS encoding DUF6766 family protein, with protein sequence MRKTFWYRNSLSIVFITLFVLAMMAQIYFGWKEQALLYEEQGSFLGFATYLTSGHFLSATFENFQSEFLQMAMYVILTISLRQIGSAESKKLSGQEEVDREPVAHRDAPRPVKQGGWRLLLYKNSLSIAFIVLFVFSWIGHLYGSFRNVNEEHALKMEPLVGLSEFIREPTFWFETFQNWQSEFLSVASIVILSIYLRQKGSPESKPVDSPHMETGKGG encoded by the coding sequence ATGCGAAAAACGTTTTGGTATAGAAATAGTCTATCGATTGTTTTTATTACGCTGTTCGTTTTGGCGATGATGGCGCAGATTTATTTTGGCTGGAAAGAGCAAGCATTGCTTTATGAGGAGCAAGGCTCATTCTTAGGGTTCGCGACTTATTTGACAAGTGGACATTTTTTGTCGGCAACCTTCGAGAATTTTCAAAGTGAGTTTTTACAGATGGCGATGTATGTGATCCTCACCATTTCTTTGCGCCAAATCGGTTCGGCGGAATCAAAAAAGCTTTCAGGCCAGGAGGAGGTGGATCGAGAACCTGTTGCACATCGAGACGCTCCTCGGCCGGTAAAACAAGGCGGATGGCGCCTCTTACTCTACAAGAATTCCCTTTCGATCGCATTCATCGTTCTTTTCGTGTTTTCTTGGATAGGACATTTATACGGCAGTTTTAGGAATGTAAATGAAGAGCATGCATTAAAGATGGAGCCATTGGTTGGGTTATCAGAATTTATAAGAGAACCTACATTTTGGTTTGAAACTTTCCAGAATTGGCAGAGCGAATTTTTATCCGTCGCTTCTATTGTTATTTTATCGATCTACTTACGCCAAAAGGGCTCGCCGGAGTCAAAACCGGTTGATAGCCCACATATGGAAACAGGAAAGGGCGGCTAA
- a CDS encoding glycosyltransferase family 2 protein, whose amino-acid sequence MIYSYFEYFIFFYSSLMLLSLLMLGIFSCVKLWRFKIYNSKQDDEFLMNSRLTPGISIIAPAFNEERTIIDNVKSLLTLEYPTFEVIIVNDGSTDRTLELLIKEYDLEETTYAYMERIKTAPFKRILKSRNPMFSKLTIVDKVNGGTKADASNAGINASQYPYFICTDVDCILERKTMLKMIKPILNSKNRTIAVGAVLRMSNSCDIKDGVITRVRAPRRLIPRFQELEYMRSYLFGKLGWSFINCVPNVSGGLGLFDKEIAINAGGYDGKSHAEDMDLLTKMVIYMCNSKQKYTVDYIPVSCCWTEGPHNLTILARQRMRWATGLAQIFTVHRKVFFNPQYPKLGFVVFPYIFIFEFLAPIIEATGLFWFLLILIKGDVNWSTIMFMFLYVYSFGIAISSMVIFMDYLVKRQYKTYAEIFSLWIISLVEGFIYHPFIIYFSVAGYIKYFTTKDIRWGTMTRQGFDINTQVEHAK is encoded by the coding sequence ATGATTTACAGTTATTTTGAATATTTCATATTCTTCTATTCCTCGCTCATGCTGCTATCCTTGCTCATGCTGGGAATATTTAGCTGCGTTAAGCTTTGGAGGTTTAAGATCTACAACTCCAAACAAGATGATGAGTTCTTAATGAACTCGCGATTAACGCCTGGTATTTCCATCATTGCACCGGCTTTCAATGAGGAGAGAACCATTATCGACAATGTCAAATCACTATTAACTCTTGAGTATCCAACCTTCGAAGTCATCATTGTTAATGATGGAAGTACCGATAGAACCCTAGAATTATTAATCAAAGAATACGACCTAGAGGAAACAACCTATGCCTACATGGAACGCATCAAAACCGCGCCCTTTAAGCGTATTTTGAAGTCCAGAAACCCGATGTTCAGCAAGCTGACCATTGTGGACAAAGTGAATGGAGGCACCAAGGCCGACGCTTCAAATGCGGGAATCAACGCTTCGCAATATCCATACTTTATCTGTACCGACGTAGACTGCATCCTCGAGCGGAAGACGATGCTTAAAATGATTAAGCCTATCCTCAACTCTAAAAACAGAACTATTGCCGTAGGGGCAGTCCTACGTATGTCCAACAGTTGCGATATTAAAGACGGAGTTATCACAAGAGTTCGTGCACCGAGACGCTTGATACCACGTTTTCAAGAGTTGGAATACATGCGTTCCTATCTATTCGGCAAACTTGGGTGGAGCTTCATCAACTGCGTTCCGAATGTATCCGGAGGATTAGGGCTGTTCGATAAGGAAATTGCAATTAATGCCGGAGGCTACGACGGCAAGTCGCATGCGGAAGACATGGACCTCTTGACCAAAATGGTAATCTACATGTGCAATAGCAAGCAGAAATATACCGTAGACTACATCCCTGTCAGCTGTTGCTGGACGGAGGGACCTCATAACCTCACTATTCTTGCGCGCCAAAGAATGCGTTGGGCAACGGGATTAGCTCAAATCTTTACGGTACACCGTAAGGTCTTCTTCAATCCGCAATATCCCAAACTGGGCTTTGTTGTCTTCCCATACATCTTTATTTTCGAATTTCTAGCGCCTATAATCGAGGCCACCGGACTGTTCTGGTTTCTGCTTATCCTGATCAAGGGCGATGTCAATTGGTCGACCATCATGTTCATGTTCCTGTATGTTTACTCATTCGGAATCGCCATTAGTTCTATGGTTATTTTCATGGATTATCTCGTCAAGAGACAGTATAAAACCTATGCTGAAATCTTCTCCCTCTGGATTATCTCCCTTGTAGAAGGGTTTATCTACCATCCGTTCATCATCTACTTCTCTGTGGCGGGCTACATCAAGTACTTCACCACAAAGGATATTCGCTGGGGAACTATGACAAGACAAGGGTTTGATATAAACACACAGGTTGAACATGCAAAGTAA
- a CDS encoding HEAT repeat domain-containing protein, whose translation METISTLQDLWFLFLTAPVVIKVALAVITFVVCMFMIMLLSAAISFFLERIRQGTYEKLKEKHRTFILDCLESQNLQTPTEIQLAFGIHCGKLNNKTYYSLIPTLQEIIEEKPEIQRSINYKPLIEALGIDNHLESKLNFSSIANKLKIFHQLSRFKVLIADSKILPYTFSKNRFVRKGARNAYIGVSNNNPFKFFDQDDNQINYWDQIILMEQLELHHKNNLPNFSNWLKYSKNHSQTIFLIKAASYFKQYGSVNTLIHLLDSEDHEIRKESIVALGQMQVKKVEDKLIELYPSQPNKCKDAIIEALFLINSKNATQFMREAFENSPNYDSKKLIAEAIFNYESDGHPVFNEMLNTADSFNKSILNHVKNPLNNITLKAPSDSNIVVLEAREDGTVVQKQIYN comes from the coding sequence ATGGAAACAATCAGTACCCTACAGGACTTGTGGTTTTTATTTTTGACTGCTCCCGTCGTGATTAAAGTTGCCCTTGCGGTAATTACATTTGTTGTTTGCATGTTTATGATCATGCTTTTATCAGCAGCAATCTCATTCTTCCTCGAACGCATTAGGCAAGGCACCTATGAAAAACTCAAGGAAAAGCATCGAACGTTCATCCTCGATTGTTTAGAATCCCAAAACCTACAAACGCCTACTGAGATTCAACTAGCTTTCGGAATTCATTGCGGAAAGCTCAATAACAAAACCTATTACTCCTTAATACCCACCCTACAAGAAATCATCGAAGAAAAACCCGAAATCCAACGGTCCATAAACTATAAGCCATTAATTGAAGCGCTGGGTATCGACAACCACTTAGAAAGTAAGCTCAATTTCTCATCCATTGCCAACAAGCTTAAAATATTCCATCAGTTGTCGCGGTTTAAGGTATTAATTGCCGATTCAAAGATCTTACCATATACGTTTAGCAAGAACAGGTTTGTTCGCAAAGGCGCAAGAAATGCTTATATAGGAGTCAGTAATAATAACCCTTTCAAATTCTTCGATCAGGACGACAACCAGATCAACTACTGGGATCAGATTATCCTGATGGAGCAGCTGGAATTGCACCATAAGAACAACCTCCCCAACTTTAGCAACTGGCTAAAATATTCCAAAAACCATAGCCAAACGATATTCCTGATCAAAGCGGCGAGCTACTTTAAACAATATGGATCGGTCAATACGCTGATTCATCTACTCGACAGCGAGGACCATGAGATCAGAAAAGAGTCTATTGTCGCTTTGGGACAGATGCAAGTAAAAAAAGTCGAGGATAAGCTGATTGAACTTTACCCTTCCCAACCGAATAAATGCAAGGATGCGATCATTGAAGCCCTATTTCTGATCAACTCAAAGAATGCGACACAATTTATGCGCGAAGCGTTTGAAAACAGTCCAAACTACGATTCCAAAAAGCTAATTGCAGAGGCCATCTTTAATTACGAAAGCGATGGACACCCTGTGTTTAACGAGATGTTGAACACCGCCGATAGCTTCAATAAGTCTATACTAAACCACGTAAAAAACCCACTGAACAATATTACCCTAAAAGCTCCTTCTGATAGCAACATTGTGGTATTAGAGGCACGCGAAGACGGCACTGTCGTTCAAAAACAGATATACAATTAA
- a CDS encoding phosphatidylserine decarboxylase, whose protein sequence is MKVPQLYNRQTKEIEYENTYKVNGLAFLYKNTLGRALTKSLLNKKMVSKAYARHVNSPKSLGQIPKFIEHYNINVDEIKEPIQSFRCFNEFFIRELKDGARPIDETPEHLISPADSRLMIFDLAQVSSIPVKGYWYNLEALLKDKELAEQYKDGWCFVYRLAPNDYHRYGYIDNGTQDPVVKIKGVLHSVHPLALAETRALIAKNYRELTVLHTENFGDVLHLEVGALLVGKIVQRNYDACSFSRGEEKGYFEYGGSTVVQIFKKGTIKPDADIIEHSEKRIETLVKIGEKVGVKA, encoded by the coding sequence ATGAAGGTTCCGCAGCTATATAATAGACAAACTAAGGAAATTGAATACGAGAATACGTATAAAGTAAACGGTTTAGCGTTCTTATATAAAAATACCTTAGGCAGGGCCTTGACGAAGTCTTTACTCAATAAAAAGATGGTGTCCAAAGCTTACGCGCGCCATGTAAACTCGCCGAAAAGCTTAGGACAGATTCCGAAATTTATCGAGCATTACAACATCAATGTGGACGAAATTAAAGAGCCTATACAGTCTTTTCGATGCTTTAACGAGTTTTTTATCCGCGAACTCAAAGACGGTGCTCGCCCGATAGATGAAACGCCTGAACACCTCATATCGCCGGCAGACTCTAGATTAATGATTTTTGACCTGGCTCAAGTCAGCAGTATTCCCGTAAAGGGCTATTGGTACAATTTAGAAGCGCTATTGAAGGATAAGGAACTAGCCGAACAATATAAAGACGGTTGGTGCTTTGTGTATAGACTGGCGCCCAACGACTACCACCGCTATGGATATATCGACAATGGTACACAAGATCCTGTAGTCAAAATTAAAGGCGTTTTACACTCCGTGCATCCCCTTGCATTGGCTGAAACCAGAGCTTTGATTGCCAAGAATTATCGTGAACTAACGGTGCTGCATACCGAGAACTTCGGCGATGTTTTGCACCTGGAAGTAGGGGCTTTACTCGTTGGCAAGATTGTGCAACGGAATTACGATGCCTGCTCGTTCAGTCGCGGTGAAGAAAAAGGATACTTTGAGTATGGTGGTTCTACGGTTGTGCAGATCTTTAAGAAAGGTACGATCAAGCCGGACGCCGACATCATCGAACATTCAGAAAAACGTATTGAAACTCTGGTGAAAATTGGTGAAAAAGTAGGGGTAAAGGCCTAG
- a CDS encoding SDR family oxidoreductase, with protein MQRTKIFLTGGTSGIGRAATIHLLRQGFEVFIIGRDEDKLKELLQECQALGVEGRVAYELQDLTDQPALQALLARVWDSHGPFDVLINNAGVGFRSVVEGDPHDLVYMTKTNLDSYLLLSSFFAEKMIAQKIEGDIINIGSMSSDTRDAGSSGYVASKAGIQGFTEALRKEINPHHIRVSLIEPGAVATDMPSTTAEEEAELQEKHEMLKAEDIARLISFVLAQDRRVNIAEVKIKPLRQVI; from the coding sequence ATGCAAAGAACAAAGATTTTCTTAACTGGTGGCACATCCGGAATAGGGCGAGCAGCGACCATACATTTACTGCGCCAAGGATTTGAGGTATTTATCATCGGACGAGATGAAGATAAGCTTAAGGAGCTTTTACAGGAATGTCAAGCGCTAGGAGTTGAAGGTCGCGTAGCGTATGAGCTTCAGGATCTAACCGATCAGCCGGCACTTCAAGCGTTGTTAGCGCGCGTTTGGGATTCCCATGGTCCTTTCGATGTTCTTATCAACAATGCAGGTGTTGGCTTTCGGAGTGTTGTCGAGGGCGATCCGCACGACCTCGTTTATATGACCAAGACAAACTTAGATTCGTACCTCCTATTATCGAGTTTTTTTGCTGAAAAGATGATCGCGCAGAAGATTGAAGGCGATATTATCAATATTGGATCAATGAGTTCGGATACGCGGGATGCGGGTAGTTCGGGCTATGTGGCTAGCAAAGCAGGCATACAAGGATTTACAGAAGCACTGAGAAAGGAGATCAATCCACATCACATTCGTGTTTCGCTGATTGAGCCCGGAGCGGTGGCGACGGATATGCCCTCCACAACTGCAGAGGAGGAGGCAGAGCTACAGGAAAAACATGAAATGTTAAAAGCAGAGGATATAGCCCGATTGATCAGTTTTGTGCTAGCACAAGATAGAAGAGTAAACATTGCAGAAGTTAAGATTAAGCCTTTACGGCAGGTTATTTAA
- a CDS encoding glycoside hydrolase family 130 protein, with product MGITITRKNIFFKPKLDRVLARRFVLSPERTKKIINRVLNMSETDKESILNQILRNYARRHRSIINILERNFTAVDPILKELKISKQSLSDEERLLIGSYFTMEYSIEAAAYFNPSIVLSPDQSQTHEGEKRIIMSFRAVGEGHLSSIVFRSAVIDKNLDIHLDEVGILLDKPKHIKNHRYKKSEFIERLVDLHQPEEEIQKVIEAKLTDTFTYDELQRFVREIKEEEEDLSYDSQILMQQMLWLASSHYEISYSRDTSISERVIFPISDTEKNGIEDARFVQFISEKGKATYYATYTAYDGHSILPKLLSTKDFVNFKIQPLNGKIANKGAALFPRKIKGKYAMLCRVDGENSYVAFSNSLTNWHEEIQLVGEPEYPWEFIQVGNCGSPVETEAGWLVITHSVGPMREYSIGALLLDLEDPTKVIGKLKKPLLFANETERNGYVPNVLYSCGQIIHNNHLILPYAYSDQESTYATVCLDELLKNLVD from the coding sequence ATGGGAATAACGATAACTCGAAAAAACATATTCTTTAAGCCTAAATTGGACAGGGTGCTCGCGCGAAGATTCGTCTTATCTCCAGAACGCACGAAAAAGATCATCAATCGCGTGTTAAACATGTCCGAAACGGATAAAGAGAGCATTCTGAATCAAATCCTCCGTAATTATGCAAGAAGACATCGCAGTATCATCAACATACTGGAACGGAATTTTACCGCCGTCGACCCAATACTGAAAGAGCTAAAAATAAGCAAGCAATCGCTTTCGGATGAGGAAAGACTCTTGATTGGGTCATACTTCACCATGGAATATTCCATCGAGGCGGCCGCCTATTTTAATCCTTCCATTGTCCTGTCGCCGGATCAGTCGCAGACGCATGAAGGGGAAAAAAGAATTATTATGAGCTTCAGAGCGGTAGGCGAGGGCCACCTATCGTCCATCGTATTTCGATCTGCGGTTATTGATAAAAACTTAGATATACACCTCGACGAAGTCGGTATTTTATTGGATAAACCTAAGCATATTAAAAATCACCGATACAAAAAGTCCGAATTCATTGAAAGGCTTGTTGATTTACATCAGCCCGAGGAAGAAATACAAAAGGTAATCGAAGCTAAACTGACCGACACCTTTACTTACGACGAGTTGCAGCGTTTTGTAAGAGAAATAAAAGAGGAAGAGGAAGATTTAAGTTACGACAGTCAGATTCTAATGCAACAAATGCTGTGGTTGGCGTCCTCCCATTATGAGATCTCCTACTCTCGCGATACTTCGATTTCCGAAAGGGTTATTTTCCCGATCTCTGACACCGAGAAAAATGGAATTGAAGACGCCCGCTTTGTACAATTTATTTCCGAGAAGGGCAAAGCAACTTACTACGCAACTTATACAGCATACGATGGTCATTCTATTCTTCCAAAATTATTGTCAACTAAGGACTTCGTTAATTTTAAAATACAGCCCTTAAACGGTAAAATAGCAAATAAAGGTGCCGCTCTTTTTCCACGGAAAATAAAAGGAAAATACGCCATGCTCTGTCGTGTGGATGGGGAAAATAGCTATGTGGCATTCTCCAACTCCCTCACCAACTGGCATGAGGAAATTCAACTTGTCGGGGAACCGGAATACCCTTGGGAGTTTATTCAAGTAGGAAACTGTGGTTCGCCAGTCGAAACCGAAGCGGGTTGGTTGGTCATTACCCATTCAGTAGGACCTATGCGCGAATATTCAATAGGTGCGCTCCTGTTAGATCTGGAAGATCCTACCAAAGTTATCGGAAAACTGAAAAAACCGCTCTTGTTCGCAAATGAAACGGAGCGTAATGGATATGTGCCAAATGTCCTCTATTCATGTGGTCAGATTATCCATAACAACCATCTGATATTGCCATATGCTTATTCCGATCAGGAGTCAACCTATGCAACGGTATGTTTGGATGAATTATTGAAAAATCTAGTTGATTAA
- a CDS encoding glycosyltransferase family 4 protein produces the protein MKRTLIIGTYLPRQCGIATFSHDLYKSLVENGKDAEIMAISNGTEQNFPNQVVYSVSQHEKDEYLSAGDWINQNEYDCCIVQHEFGIFGGSAGDHILSLLERLSIPIISNLHTVLDTPSADEKRVIMRIAELSSKITVMTDRAIRVLMEVYQIPRVKIKLIPHGVPDFQITAEEAKEYLGLEGKTVMLSFGLLGRSKGYEVAIDAVSRIKDDNFLYIILGATHPNVLLHEGESYKNELIQQAAKLGLSGKVMFVNKYASDALLQIYLKACDIYVTPYPNVNQMSSGTLTFALGAGAAVLSTPYWYAKDLLADDRGCLFDFNDSQGLAECLNRLLSNPFLMNSYRNRALAYGKKMSWPNVGKQQIELIRNLMPTEDCTVVKALTVRNETTPLLPLKQQSQLRTANN, from the coding sequence ATGAAGAGAACATTAATAATAGGAACTTACCTTCCGAGGCAATGTGGGATTGCAACATTTAGTCATGATTTGTACAAATCATTAGTTGAGAACGGGAAAGATGCAGAGATTATGGCTATTTCCAACGGCACGGAACAAAACTTTCCGAATCAGGTGGTCTACTCTGTATCGCAACATGAGAAAGATGAATATCTTTCTGCGGGCGATTGGATTAATCAAAATGAATATGACTGTTGTATTGTACAACATGAATTTGGAATTTTTGGAGGATCTGCCGGCGATCACATTCTGTCTTTGTTAGAAAGACTTTCTATTCCGATCATCAGTAATTTACATACGGTATTGGATACTCCGTCTGCAGATGAGAAGCGCGTAATTATGCGCATAGCGGAGTTGAGCAGTAAGATTACAGTGATGACCGATCGCGCGATTCGAGTTTTAATGGAGGTCTATCAGATTCCTCGTGTTAAGATTAAGTTGATTCCTCATGGCGTGCCAGATTTTCAGATTACAGCAGAGGAAGCGAAAGAATATTTGGGTTTGGAAGGAAAGACCGTGATGTTATCGTTTGGTCTGTTGGGGAGAAGTAAAGGTTATGAAGTGGCTATAGATGCGGTTTCGAGAATAAAAGATGATAATTTTTTATACATCATCCTTGGGGCAACACATCCGAATGTACTGTTGCATGAGGGTGAAAGTTATAAGAATGAATTGATACAACAAGCTGCTAAACTTGGATTGAGCGGCAAAGTTATGTTTGTGAACAAATATGCAAGTGATGCGCTTCTGCAGATTTATTTAAAGGCATGCGATATTTATGTCACTCCGTATCCGAATGTAAACCAGATGAGCAGTGGCACACTCACCTTTGCCTTAGGCGCTGGCGCGGCAGTTTTATCGACGCCGTATTGGTATGCGAAGGATTTATTAGCGGATGACCGTGGATGTCTATTTGATTTTAATGACTCCCAGGGGCTTGCTGAATGCCTGAATCGCTTATTAAGCAACCCATTCTTAATGAATTCCTATAGAAATCGCGCATTAGCTTATGGAAAGAAGATGTCTTGGCCAAATGTTGGGAAACAGCAGATTGAATTGATCCGTAATTTGATGCCTACTGAAGACTGTACAGTGGTAAAGGCATTGACTGTTAGGAATGAAACAACGCCATTACTGCCATTAAAACAGCAATCGCAATTGAGAACAGCAAATAATTAG
- a CDS encoding DUF4256 domain-containing protein: MENLSAERSEELLGILKKRFEKHMDRHLGLDWAEVESKLKKSPAALSSLHLMEETEGEPDVIGYDKAKGSITFGDCSAESPKGRRSICYDQAALDSRKEHKPKHSAIGMAKEMGIALMDEEQYAALQALGKFDSKTSSWLKTPEAVRKLGGAIFGDYRYDRVFTYHNGAESYYAARGFRGIIELT; the protein is encoded by the coding sequence ATGGAAAATCTATCAGCAGAACGTAGTGAGGAACTACTCGGCATCTTAAAAAAACGTTTCGAGAAGCATATGGATCGACACCTCGGCTTGGACTGGGCAGAGGTGGAAAGTAAACTGAAGAAATCTCCGGCAGCGCTGTCCTCCCTTCATCTGATGGAAGAAACCGAAGGCGAACCCGACGTTATTGGCTACGACAAAGCTAAAGGCAGCATTACTTTTGGCGATTGCAGTGCGGAAAGCCCAAAAGGCCGACGCAGCATCTGCTACGACCAAGCGGCTCTAGATTCGCGCAAAGAACATAAACCTAAGCACAGCGCAATAGGTATGGCTAAAGAAATGGGCATCGCGCTGATGGATGAGGAACAATATGCGGCCCTGCAGGCCTTGGGGAAATTCGACAGCAAAACTTCTTCTTGGCTTAAAACGCCTGAGGCAGTTCGCAAACTCGGAGGCGCTATTTTTGGCGATTACCGCTACGACCGGGTATTTACTTATCATAATGGTGCTGAATCATACTATGCAGCGCGAGGATTCCGCGGGATAATTGAATTAACTTAA